One region of Jatrophihabitans cynanchi genomic DNA includes:
- a CDS encoding type I restriction endonuclease subunit R — MVSEAEWERHALEALYEQGWVPTSGKDLVPGAEDGRESWDDIVLPERTLTALRKLNPAVPGEYLIQALAEVRAPKSQDPLAENFRLHQILVDGYRGITYVDSDGVEQSPTIRFVSHNVDENEFLAVNQVIIRSAEVERRFDVVLYLNGLPVVIVELKRAGSESADIASAHAQLETYLREFPMAFRFVVLSIISDGIIARYGTPFTPLNHYAPWNLDDDGRPFTKLTWENMVEAAEKEVNPDDVWVPVRIEMLDLIPGVLNQERFLQLQRDFVAFDEGADGYAKRIAKPHQYFAVTKAVGSTVQAVESNGKAGVVWHTQGSGKSMEMELYAHAVARQPKLKNPTLVVVTDRTELDSQLFEAFNRSQLLAETPVNVTTRKQLREELTNRVTGGIYFTTLQKFGLTDSERGAGLDHPLLTDRRNIIVIVDEAHRSHYDDLDGFARHIRDALPNAAFIAFTGTPISTAERDTRAVFGAVIDTYDLTRAVADGATVPVYFEPRLVAVKLADDITDEDLDAAADEAVTGLDEVERERIEKSVAVINAMYGAPARLEALARDILDHWEKRSAAMLPFIESPGKAFIVGATREICANLYEEIIKLRPDWHDDGVDKGVIKVVYSGSASDKGVVAKHVRREAQNKTIQKRLKDAEDPLQIVIVKDMMLTGFDAPPLHTLYLDRPMKGALLMQTLARVNRTFRGKPDGLMVAYAPLVENLSKALAEYTETDQAKRPVGRDIDEAAVLARQLISTLDGLCAGYAWRQRLQGDTRSWIKAAVGLTNYLRSPATPGNQVSGGDVALGDRFRKLANQLARAWALAAGSQTLDDLRPTAKFYEEVRVWMGKFDAQERQAQGRPVPEEIQRLLSSLVATATVTGEVVDIYAAAGMPKPSLSDLGPEFVTKTLQAENPHLAIEALRDLLTQETTKATRHNLVRHRAFSEKLRELMNKYTNQQLTSAEVIAELIEFAKEVAAEGNRGSHFTPPLSHDELAFYDAVAANESAVELQGEDILAEIARQLVGVMRQDIKTDWTVRDDVRAKLRSSIKRLLVKYKYPPDKQPEAIRLVIEQMESMAPRFVASTASNRNGDYGDEVRKVLEV, encoded by the coding sequence ATGGTGAGCGAGGCCGAGTGGGAGCGGCACGCGCTCGAAGCGCTCTACGAGCAGGGGTGGGTCCCGACGTCCGGCAAAGACCTTGTCCCAGGGGCGGAGGACGGCCGGGAATCGTGGGATGACATCGTCCTTCCCGAGCGGACGCTGACGGCGCTGCGCAAGCTCAACCCGGCCGTGCCCGGCGAGTACCTCATTCAGGCGCTGGCCGAGGTGCGCGCGCCGAAGTCTCAGGATCCGCTTGCCGAGAACTTCCGGCTTCACCAGATTCTGGTGGACGGCTATCGAGGCATCACCTACGTCGATTCCGACGGGGTCGAGCAGAGCCCGACGATTCGGTTCGTCAGCCACAACGTCGACGAGAACGAATTCCTCGCGGTCAACCAGGTCATCATCCGGTCCGCCGAAGTCGAGCGCCGCTTCGATGTCGTGCTCTACCTGAACGGCCTGCCAGTGGTGATCGTCGAGCTGAAGCGTGCGGGGTCGGAGTCCGCAGACATAGCGTCCGCTCACGCGCAGTTGGAGACGTACCTGCGCGAGTTCCCGATGGCCTTCCGGTTCGTCGTGCTCTCGATCATCTCCGACGGAATTATCGCTCGCTACGGCACGCCATTCACCCCGCTCAATCACTACGCGCCGTGGAACCTCGACGACGACGGTCGTCCTTTCACGAAATTGACCTGGGAGAACATGGTCGAGGCCGCGGAGAAGGAGGTCAATCCAGACGACGTCTGGGTCCCCGTGCGGATCGAAATGCTCGACCTGATCCCCGGGGTTCTGAACCAGGAGCGGTTCCTGCAGCTTCAGCGCGACTTCGTTGCTTTCGACGAGGGCGCAGACGGGTACGCGAAGCGGATCGCCAAGCCGCACCAGTACTTCGCCGTCACTAAGGCCGTTGGATCGACTGTCCAGGCTGTCGAGTCCAACGGCAAGGCCGGCGTGGTGTGGCACACCCAGGGCTCTGGCAAGTCGATGGAGATGGAGCTGTACGCCCACGCTGTCGCTCGCCAGCCGAAGCTGAAGAACCCGACACTCGTGGTGGTCACCGATCGCACCGAATTGGACAGCCAGCTCTTCGAGGCGTTCAACCGGTCGCAACTGTTGGCCGAAACCCCCGTCAATGTGACCACGCGCAAGCAACTGCGCGAGGAACTCACCAACCGTGTGACCGGCGGCATCTACTTCACGACGCTGCAGAAGTTCGGTCTGACCGACAGCGAGCGCGGGGCCGGGCTCGACCACCCGCTCCTCACCGACCGCCGCAACATCATCGTGATCGTCGACGAGGCGCACCGCAGCCACTACGACGACCTCGACGGCTTCGCTCGCCACATCCGTGACGCTCTGCCGAACGCCGCGTTCATCGCTTTTACCGGTACTCCGATCTCGACTGCCGAGCGGGATACCCGGGCTGTGTTCGGCGCGGTGATCGATACCTACGACCTCACCCGGGCAGTTGCGGACGGCGCTACCGTGCCGGTCTATTTCGAGCCGCGCCTGGTTGCCGTCAAGCTCGCCGACGACATCACCGACGAAGACCTCGACGCTGCCGCCGATGAAGCCGTTACCGGGCTGGACGAAGTCGAGCGTGAGCGCATCGAGAAGTCGGTCGCGGTCATCAACGCGATGTACGGGGCTCCGGCACGTTTGGAGGCATTGGCCCGGGACATCCTCGACCACTGGGAGAAGCGGTCGGCCGCGATGCTTCCGTTCATCGAGTCGCCGGGCAAGGCGTTCATCGTCGGAGCCACCCGGGAGATCTGCGCCAACCTCTACGAGGAGATCATCAAGCTCCGTCCCGACTGGCATGACGACGGTGTCGACAAGGGCGTCATCAAGGTCGTCTACTCCGGATCCGCTTCGGACAAGGGCGTGGTCGCCAAACACGTCCGCCGCGAGGCACAGAACAAGACCATCCAGAAGCGGCTCAAGGACGCTGAAGATCCACTCCAGATCGTGATCGTCAAGGACATGATGCTCACCGGCTTCGACGCGCCGCCACTGCACACTCTCTATCTCGACCGTCCGATGAAGGGCGCCCTGCTCATGCAGACGCTTGCCCGCGTCAACCGGACGTTCCGCGGCAAGCCCGACGGTCTGATGGTCGCCTACGCGCCCCTCGTCGAGAACCTCAGCAAGGCTCTCGCCGAGTACACCGAGACCGACCAGGCCAAGAGGCCGGTGGGACGCGACATCGACGAGGCCGCCGTGCTCGCCCGCCAACTCATCAGCACCCTCGACGGGCTGTGTGCCGGATACGCCTGGCGCCAGCGGCTCCAAGGTGACACCCGGAGCTGGATCAAGGCCGCCGTCGGTCTCACCAACTACCTGCGTTCACCCGCGACGCCGGGCAACCAGGTGAGCGGTGGCGACGTGGCGCTCGGCGACCGGTTCCGTAAGCTCGCGAACCAGCTTGCCCGGGCCTGGGCGCTCGCCGCCGGTTCGCAGACCCTCGACGACCTTCGCCCCACGGCGAAGTTCTACGAGGAGGTTCGCGTGTGGATGGGCAAGTTCGACGCCCAAGAGCGTCAGGCACAAGGCCGCCCGGTTCCCGAGGAGATCCAGCGACTCCTGTCGAGTCTTGTCGCGACGGCGACAGTGACGGGGGAGGTGGTCGACATCTATGCGGCGGCGGGCATGCCGAAGCCTTCACTTTCGGATCTGGGGCCTGAGTTCGTCACGAAGACCTTGCAGGCCGAGAACCCCCACCTCGCCATTGAGGCTCTGCGCGACCTGCTCACTCAGGAGACGACGAAGGCCACGCGACACAACCTGGTGCGGCACCGGGCGTTCTCCGAGAAGCTTCGCGAGCTGATGAACAAGTACACCAACCAGCAACTGACCTCAGCCGAAGTCATCGCCGAGTTGATCGAGTTCGCCAAGGAGGTCGCGGCCGAGGGTAACCGAGGTTCGCACTTCACGCCGCCGCTCAGTCACGACGAGCTGGCGTTCTACGACGCCGTCGCCGCGAACGAATCCGCGGTCGAGCTACAGGGCGAGGACATCCTGGCTGAGATCGCTCGCCAGCTCGTAGGGGTGATGCGGCAAGACATCAAGACCGACTGGACTGTTCGCGACGATGTGCGCGCCAAGCTGCGTTCATCCATCAAGCGGCTGCTGGTGAAGTACAAGTACCCGCCGGACAAGCAGCCCGAGGCCATTCGCCTCGTCATCGAACAGATGGAGAGCATGGCGCCGCGCTTTGTGGCGTCAACCGCCAGTAACCGTAACGGGGACTACGGCGACGAGGTCAGGAAGGTTCTCGAGGTGTGA
- a CDS encoding HipA domain-containing protein — translation MRPADDIWEPVEVTDWDAELESDPISDEPLGTKEKFWVTDPGGKRWLFKFTRVVHGAVRGEDWAECLVAELARLVGVPTAAVRLATCGGRRGVLSRSVVGEGERLEHGNELLASLDPGYDREAPRENPGYTIEAIKAALNGIAAPRDIHEFADLTAFDTFAGYLMLDAWVAGRDRHHENWAAIRSETGRWLAPSFDHGNALGFQESDENRRRKLDAPDGVRLWAERGRSQHFAGRPPLVRLAGDGLALAAPRAAAFWRARLEAVTVADVENAVNFVPQELLSVVGRSFCTRLLLVNRERLLHVI, via the coding sequence GTGAGGCCCGCCGACGACATCTGGGAGCCTGTCGAGGTCACGGACTGGGACGCCGAGCTCGAGTCCGATCCGATCTCGGACGAGCCGTTGGGGACCAAGGAGAAGTTTTGGGTTACCGATCCCGGCGGGAAGCGTTGGCTGTTCAAGTTCACTCGTGTGGTCCATGGTGCCGTTCGTGGAGAGGACTGGGCGGAGTGCCTTGTCGCTGAACTGGCTCGGCTCGTCGGCGTGCCCACCGCCGCGGTTCGTCTCGCAACCTGCGGCGGGCGGCGCGGCGTGCTGTCCCGCTCGGTCGTCGGCGAGGGTGAGCGTTTGGAACACGGCAACGAGTTGCTCGCCAGCCTCGATCCCGGCTACGACCGCGAGGCCCCACGCGAGAATCCTGGATACACCATCGAGGCGATCAAGGCTGCGTTGAACGGGATTGCGGCTCCGCGGGACATCCACGAGTTCGCCGACCTGACGGCGTTCGACACGTTCGCCGGCTACCTGATGCTCGACGCCTGGGTCGCCGGCAGAGACAGGCACCACGAGAACTGGGCCGCGATCCGTTCCGAGACCGGCAGGTGGCTCGCGCCGTCGTTCGATCACGGCAACGCCCTCGGCTTCCAGGAGAGCGATGAGAACCGTCGACGGAAGCTGGACGCTCCCGACGGTGTCCGACTCTGGGCGGAGCGTGGCCGCAGCCAGCATTTCGCCGGCCGGCCCCCGCTCGTCCGGCTGGCCGGTGACGGGCTGGCACTTGCAGCGCCCCGCGCCGCCGCCTTCTGGCGTGCGCGGTTGGAGGCAGTCACGGTGGCTGACGTCGAGAATGCGGTGAACTTCGTACCGCAGGAATTATTGTCGGTGGTGGGACGTAGCTTCTGTACGAGGTTGCTGCTCGTGAACCGCGAAAGGTTGCTCCATGTCATCTAG
- a CDS encoding HIRAN domain-containing protein produces the protein MGQLHASPGGRFEFSYLPAAKAEPGFVPLAQFPRLGEVYESDVLPAFFANRVMSRQRETYPEYAHQLGLNDATATPVEILVRSGGSRATDTFHIVDDLRYHPQGAVVSRFLASGVRHLRGATDRIASLRAEQELVLRDEPDNPVNARAILIDERAGEPVGYVPDWLADDVHELRSASNEVRIFVEQANPDARPHLQLLCRLEAHGVRTD, from the coding sequence GTGGGGCAGCTGCACGCATCACCGGGTGGCCGCTTTGAGTTCAGCTACCTTCCCGCCGCCAAAGCGGAGCCGGGCTTCGTCCCGCTTGCCCAGTTCCCACGGCTGGGTGAGGTCTACGAATCGGATGTCTTGCCGGCGTTCTTCGCGAACCGGGTCATGTCGCGCCAGCGCGAGACCTATCCGGAGTACGCGCACCAGTTGGGCTTGAATGACGCGACCGCGACCCCGGTCGAGATCTTGGTCCGCAGCGGCGGCAGTCGCGCCACCGACACCTTCCACATCGTCGACGACCTTCGCTACCACCCCCAGGGCGCCGTAGTCAGCCGATTCCTCGCTTCCGGCGTCCGCCACCTCAGGGGGGCGACCGATCGCATCGCCTCGCTTCGGGCGGAGCAGGAGTTGGTCTTGCGCGACGAGCCGGACAATCCCGTGAACGCGCGAGCGATCCTGATCGACGAGCGTGCGGGAGAGCCAGTGGGTTACGTCCCGGACTGGCTGGCCGACGACGTCCACGAGCTGCGCAGCGCATCGAACGAGGTCCGGATCTTCGTCGAGCAGGCGAACCCCGACGCGCGGCCACACCTTCAGCTGCTGTGCAGGCTGGAAGCGCACGGAGTCCGCACCGACTGA
- a CDS encoding tyrosine-type recombinase/integrase, with the protein MATPKKRVLASGVRWTAQYRDARGHQRSAGTFATKRAATLAIQAAEALERSGRGGDAADRSLRFAEYVNGRWFPNHVLEPSTRESYRYCLDRRILPWFGTMKIREILPMHVRQWVTELSDAGVSPAQIRHLKIILSAVFTTALNDFVVALHPCKGVKTPTVPVKEYRILTPAEMRALQEALPSGVARLLIQTAIGSGLRWGELTELRPMDLDRPSGILTVRRSVVELNPAHHPDGGRFLVKPYPKNKRPRRFKLSPTLVAELVRHIDEYDIHDDELLFNLAHFLAPAPRRLLMSVDQLGLTEPNPAGRRYVHGTLSAYTAGRCRCEHCRAAFAEYRSTRRAAGLDSPRQPRVRDSDGHVPGQWFRQRVWTPACAAANLEPRPRLHDLRHSHASWLLAGGADLQVVKERLGHASIATTGKYLHTLPTADETALAALERIQGLGAV; encoded by the coding sequence GTGGCCACGCCGAAGAAGCGGGTGCTCGCCAGCGGAGTGCGCTGGACCGCGCAGTACCGCGACGCACGCGGGCACCAGCGGTCGGCAGGCACGTTCGCGACCAAGCGCGCGGCCACGCTCGCGATCCAGGCGGCCGAGGCGCTGGAGCGGTCTGGGCGTGGCGGCGACGCGGCCGACCGGAGCTTGCGGTTCGCCGAGTACGTGAACGGCCGCTGGTTCCCGAACCACGTGCTCGAGCCGAGTACGCGGGAGAGCTACCGCTACTGCCTCGACCGGCGCATCCTGCCCTGGTTCGGGACGATGAAGATCCGCGAGATCCTGCCGATGCACGTGCGCCAGTGGGTGACCGAGTTGAGCGACGCCGGCGTGAGTCCGGCGCAGATCCGTCACCTGAAGATCATCCTGTCGGCGGTGTTCACGACCGCCCTCAACGACTTTGTCGTGGCGCTGCACCCGTGCAAGGGCGTCAAGACACCCACGGTGCCCGTGAAGGAGTACCGGATCCTGACACCCGCGGAGATGCGAGCGCTGCAGGAGGCGCTGCCGTCGGGCGTCGCCCGGCTGCTCATCCAGACCGCGATCGGGTCCGGGCTGCGCTGGGGCGAGCTCACCGAGTTGCGACCGATGGACCTCGACCGGCCGTCCGGCATCCTCACCGTGCGCCGCTCCGTCGTCGAACTGAACCCCGCGCACCACCCCGACGGCGGCCGCTTCCTCGTCAAGCCGTACCCGAAGAACAAGCGACCGCGCAGGTTCAAGCTGTCCCCCACGCTCGTCGCGGAGCTGGTCCGGCACATCGACGAGTACGACATTCACGACGATGAGCTGCTCTTCAACCTGGCGCACTTCCTTGCCCCCGCGCCGCGACGCCTGCTGATGTCGGTCGACCAGCTCGGGCTGACCGAACCGAACCCGGCGGGGCGCCGCTACGTGCACGGCACGCTCTCGGCGTACACCGCCGGCCGCTGCCGCTGCGAGCACTGCCGCGCCGCCTTCGCCGAGTACCGGTCCACCCGCCGCGCTGCCGGCCTCGACTCCCCGCGGCAACCGCGAGTACGTGACAGCGACGGCCACGTCCCCGGCCAATGGTTCCGGCAGCGGGTGTGGACGCCGGCGTGCGCGGCCGCGAACCTCGAACCGCGTCCCCGGCTGCACGACCTGCGGCACTCGCACGCATCGTGGCTACTCGCCGGCGGCGCCGACCTGCAGGTCGTCAAGGAGCGGCTCGGCCACGCCAGCATCGCCACGACCGGCAAGTACCTGCACACCCTGCCGACCGCCGACGAGACGGCACTGGCCGCGCTGGAGCGGATCCAGGGCCTCGGCGCAGTGTGA
- a CDS encoding nucleotidyl transferase AbiEii/AbiGii toxin family protein: protein MTNPEARRWRDAAPEQFAAAILAAAEQLGVLPLAVEKDYWVCEALRAITLSHPGEVIFKGGTSLEKLRIIRRFSEDLDLLVVGGHPSDNATKNALKAMLNSAATASLGEPSDVKSGGKQGSYWRRGYLVPHWFTRTPPPPSRSRHGTRCRPAATAHGRAVAVKHGGVRGRR, encoded by the coding sequence GTGACGAATCCTGAAGCGAGACGGTGGCGGGACGCCGCGCCTGAACAGTTCGCTGCGGCGATCCTCGCCGCCGCCGAGCAGCTCGGCGTCCTGCCTCTCGCTGTCGAGAAGGACTACTGGGTCTGCGAAGCGCTCCGCGCCATCACCCTGTCGCATCCAGGCGAGGTGATCTTCAAAGGAGGGACGAGCCTGGAGAAGCTGCGCATCATAAGGCGCTTCTCCGAGGACCTCGACCTCCTGGTCGTCGGTGGGCATCCCTCCGACAACGCCACCAAGAACGCGTTGAAGGCGATGCTGAACAGCGCCGCCACAGCATCGCTGGGCGAACCCAGCGACGTGAAGAGTGGCGGCAAGCAAGGCAGTTACTGGCGACGCGGGTACCTGGTTCCCCACTGGTTCACTCGAACACCACCACCACCGTCGCGATCGCGCCATGGAACACGGTGTCGACCCGCGGCCACTGCTCACGGGCGGGCCGTTGCCGTCAAACATGGCGGTGTTCGGGGTCGGCGATGA
- a CDS encoding ribbon-helix-helix domain-containing protein: protein MAKKYEGGTIGGTPVTEELIAKAVERAERGYDVEQLRKRGRPKLNPDAEGESTVIPVRMDDELLEALGEKARQGGISRSEAIREAVRAWIHVA, encoded by the coding sequence ATGGCGAAGAAGTACGAAGGCGGGACCATCGGCGGCACGCCCGTTACCGAGGAGCTGATCGCGAAGGCGGTCGAGCGTGCCGAACGTGGTTACGACGTTGAACAGCTTCGTAAGCGCGGCCGGCCCAAACTCAACCCCGACGCCGAAGGGGAGAGCACAGTGATTCCAGTTCGCATGGACGACGAGTTGCTCGAGGCGCTCGGTGAGAAGGCACGGCAGGGCGGCATCAGCCGGTCGGAAGCGATCCGCGAGGCGGTTCGCGCCTGGATCCACGTGGCCTAG
- a CDS encoding MFS transporter produces the protein MTTHTEASVASRLRSLSQTPTDLGDRRARAALAVLLTASFVLAVDFSILNVALPRIGADVGFSLAGLQWISTAFAICAAGFTLLFGRCADLFGRRRQFLAGIGLLGLASLTGGLAQSPSLLIVARLAQGLATAAVVPAALSLLTTIFPEGPRRDRALGLNGALMAAGFTSGAVAGGLLTDLISWRWAFFLNVIIAVGVLALGPRVLDETPSTARRPLDVLGAATVTAALTALTYGLTQAGEHGWGDRHAWLPLLAAALLLVAFTLIEQRVRDPLVPLRVLRHRSVATGNVVGVLAFATETSLVFLLTLYLQHVLGFSPLQAGLSFAVLGIGTVLGGMLGPRLIGRAGNQAAMAIALTVQAVATGPMIAIGRADAWLALVLAATFLGGIANLVAIVGFMVTATSGRPDDEQGLATGLATMSQQLGITLGTPIMSAVATGVAHDHGVLIGLRAATGIDAAICLAAAVLAAVLLPEVTR, from the coding sequence ATGACCACGCACACCGAAGCCTCTGTCGCCAGCCGCCTGCGATCGCTCTCGCAGACGCCCACGGATCTCGGCGACCGGCGGGCCAGGGCCGCCCTGGCAGTGCTGCTCACGGCGAGTTTCGTTCTCGCCGTCGATTTCTCGATCCTCAATGTCGCCTTGCCGCGCATCGGGGCCGACGTCGGATTCAGCCTCGCCGGCCTGCAGTGGATCTCGACCGCCTTCGCGATCTGTGCGGCCGGATTCACGCTCCTGTTCGGCCGGTGCGCCGATCTGTTCGGGCGGCGTCGCCAGTTCCTGGCAGGCATCGGGCTGCTGGGCCTTGCGTCACTCACCGGTGGTCTCGCACAGTCACCGTCCCTGCTGATCGTCGCCCGCCTCGCCCAAGGCCTGGCCACCGCGGCTGTCGTTCCGGCGGCGCTGTCACTGCTGACGACGATCTTCCCTGAAGGGCCTCGCCGCGACCGTGCCCTCGGTCTGAACGGGGCTCTGATGGCGGCCGGGTTCACCTCCGGAGCAGTTGCCGGCGGGCTGCTCACGGACCTGATCAGCTGGCGGTGGGCGTTCTTCCTGAACGTCATCATCGCTGTGGGGGTGCTCGCGCTCGGGCCGCGTGTGCTGGACGAAACGCCGTCCACGGCGCGGCGTCCACTCGATGTACTCGGTGCCGCAACGGTCACCGCCGCGCTCACTGCCCTGACGTACGGACTCACACAGGCTGGGGAACATGGCTGGGGCGATCGGCACGCATGGCTCCCCCTCCTGGCCGCCGCACTGCTGCTGGTCGCGTTCACGCTCATCGAGCAGCGTGTGCGGGACCCTCTCGTTCCTCTCCGGGTCCTGCGGCATCGCAGCGTGGCCACCGGCAACGTCGTGGGGGTCCTGGCCTTCGCCACCGAGACGTCACTGGTGTTCTTGCTAACCCTTTATCTGCAGCACGTTCTCGGGTTCAGCCCGCTGCAGGCCGGCCTGTCGTTCGCAGTCCTCGGAATCGGCACCGTCCTCGGCGGAATGCTCGGCCCACGCCTGATCGGGCGTGCGGGGAACCAGGCCGCGATGGCCATCGCATTGACGGTGCAGGCGGTCGCCACCGGGCCCATGATCGCCATCGGCCGGGCCGACGCCTGGCTGGCCCTCGTGCTCGCCGCGACGTTCCTGGGCGGCATCGCAAACCTCGTGGCCATCGTCGGGTTCATGGTCACCGCGACCAGCGGCCGGCCCGACGACGAACAGGGACTGGCGACCGGACTTGCGACCATGAGCCAACAGCTCGGCATCACCCTCGGCACTCCGATCATGTCCGCCGTAGCAACCGGCGTCGCCCACGACCATGGCGTACTGATCGGGCTCCGGGCAGCGACCGGCATCGACGCCGCGATCTGCCTCGCCGCCGCGGTGCTTGCTGCCGTCCTCCTGCCTGAGGTCACGCGATGA
- a CDS encoding helix-turn-helix transcriptional regulator codes for MPEIAYGRLAAAVGGSPVNHLGEFLRSRRAAVTPEAAGLVTWGSRRVPGLRREELAQLAGVSINYYTRLEQGQSANASDAVIDAIASALQLDEAERAHLRALARPAPRRPARPPRAETPSPGALRLLAAMSDVPAMLLGRRADILGWNTLGHALLAGHLDPAAPQSAATRPNQLRLLFLDPHTRELYRDWAEEAAMAVASLRFQATGQQDERRLAELIGELSLRSAEFARLWTRQDVRLCSSGTRRLHHPVVGDLELRFEALHLPDTAGQRLLTHTAEPGSSSAAALALLA; via the coding sequence ATGCCAGAGATCGCTTATGGCCGGCTGGCGGCCGCGGTGGGCGGATCGCCGGTCAATCATCTCGGTGAGTTCCTGCGGAGCCGCCGGGCAGCTGTCACGCCGGAAGCGGCCGGGCTCGTGACGTGGGGCAGCCGGCGCGTCCCTGGGCTCCGGCGTGAAGAGCTGGCGCAACTCGCCGGCGTCTCGATCAACTACTACACCCGGCTCGAGCAGGGACAGTCGGCTAACGCATCGGACGCCGTGATCGACGCGATCGCCTCCGCGCTACAGCTTGACGAAGCCGAACGCGCCCACCTGCGGGCACTGGCCCGCCCCGCGCCCCGGCGGCCCGCGCGGCCGCCACGAGCCGAGACACCGAGCCCGGGCGCGCTACGGCTGCTCGCTGCGATGTCTGATGTGCCGGCCATGCTGCTCGGGCGACGGGCGGACATTCTCGGCTGGAACACCCTCGGCCACGCCCTGCTCGCCGGCCACCTCGACCCCGCCGCGCCACAGTCTGCCGCGACCCGCCCCAACCAGCTACGGCTGCTGTTCCTCGACCCGCACACCCGCGAGCTCTACCGGGACTGGGCAGAGGAAGCCGCTATGGCAGTCGCCTCGCTGCGCTTCCAGGCCACCGGTCAGCAGGACGAGCGGCGCTTGGCAGAACTGATCGGCGAACTCAGCCTGCGCAGCGCCGAGTTCGCCAGGCTCTGGACCAGACAGGACGTGCGGCTGTGCTCGAGCGGCACCCGCAGACTCCACCACCCGGTCGTCGGCGACCTCGAACTGCGCTTCGAGGCGCTGCACCTGCCTGACACCGCCGGCCAACGGCTGCTGACACACACCGCCGAACCCGGCAGCAGCTCGGCCGCCGCCCTGGCCCTGTTGGCCTGA
- a CDS encoding GNAT family N-acetyltransferase, with translation MNSPSSDEVALLAGLAAAPDRWAAMIVHGLRERTTRPDWLWRAHDGEKLVAAAVWWSAGPDAAPEMVDVLGETDAASVAELLEHSRLAIGAEFALCSVQINGQIADLTDTRPVLAEALRSAGFTLEVKRVRVEWTPTSPLPVAPREPAMRAATTVRRADLIELFAAVADQSLDHNMIAERERSGVRPEAELRLQAAFDSDGRPDWFTIGVDREGALVGYVVPALVNGDRPIIAELGVAADHRGHHYSDALLAHATGLLARSGAPQIRADTDLGNHPMRAAFTRAGYTEFARRFDYTWRGGRNAPCPAANSNEV, from the coding sequence ATGAACTCGCCGTCCTCCGACGAGGTAGCGCTGCTGGCTGGACTGGCCGCGGCGCCCGATCGTTGGGCAGCGATGATCGTGCATGGCCTTCGGGAGCGGACGACTCGTCCGGACTGGCTGTGGCGGGCTCACGACGGCGAGAAGCTGGTGGCGGCAGCGGTGTGGTGGTCGGCCGGTCCAGACGCTGCGCCGGAGATGGTGGACGTACTGGGTGAGACGGACGCCGCTTCCGTCGCAGAGCTCTTGGAGCACAGCCGCCTGGCGATCGGCGCCGAGTTCGCCCTGTGCAGCGTGCAGATCAACGGTCAGATCGCCGACCTCACGGACACCAGGCCGGTGCTGGCCGAGGCGCTCCGGTCGGCCGGATTCACCCTCGAGGTCAAGCGCGTTCGTGTCGAGTGGACCCCGACCTCGCCGCTACCGGTCGCGCCGCGCGAACCGGCGATGCGAGCCGCGACCACAGTGCGCAGAGCGGACCTGATCGAGCTGTTCGCAGCCGTCGCCGATCAGTCCCTCGATCACAACATGATCGCCGAACGCGAACGATCGGGTGTTCGCCCCGAGGCGGAGCTGCGACTACAGGCCGCGTTCGACAGTGACGGTCGACCCGACTGGTTCACGATCGGGGTCGATCGTGAAGGCGCCCTGGTCGGCTACGTCGTTCCCGCCCTCGTCAACGGCGACCGTCCGATCATCGCCGAACTGGGAGTCGCAGCCGACCACCGAGGTCACCACTACAGCGACGCATTGCTGGCCCATGCAACTGGGCTGCTCGCCCGCTCCGGCGCTCCCCAGATCCGCGCCGACACAGACCTGGGCAACCATCCCATGCGCGCCGCGTTCACCCGAGCCGGCTACACCGAATTTGCGCGCCGCTTCGACTACACCTGGCGAGGCGGGCGTAACGCACCCTGCCCCGCAGCGAACAGCAACGAGGTGTGA